In the genome of Lactuca sativa cultivar Salinas chromosome 3, Lsat_Salinas_v11, whole genome shotgun sequence, the window TTTGATTCAGCTACTATCGCAATTAAATGAGCATACAAAGTTGGCAACGCCTCCCGGACCTCCAAATACATTTCACTTGTCTCGCTGCCCTAACCCTCCAATTGAACGCCTACTTTTCTATAGAAGAACATATAGGTATTATGTCGATCATGTGTTGAAATTTCATGAAATCATGCTCATTATATTAGATTTAGAGTCGGAGCAAATCAACTTCACTATGAGAAATCTATGTTGAGAAACAATTAGCACCTCAGGTGATTACTGATTTAAAAATCTGCATATTTTCTTGAAATTGCATATTTTCTGAGTTTGTCATGATAGATTGAATGTACATACTAGATAGTTTAGATCTGCATTTTAATTGATCATACTGAGAGATGCTTCAATCTTACATTTAACATCTAGGCATGTCATGTTATCAGTTCTTGCATTCTTTTCAATCTTAAAAATGGCTGCAAAATgtgctttttcttcttcttttcaacAAATCCATTCAGTTTTAATTATATTTGAATATTTCCTTGCAGGAAATGGATGAAACACTAATAATTACTGTGAATCTGGTGATTCTTTATTAAAATCAAAAGCTGAAGCTGCTTCAATTTCTTCTCTGCAGGAGAGCTTagagaaaaagaaaaatgaaCCGGTTGGTTAGAAATCTCTAATTTGaatctcttttttttcttttctgctTACACTTCATTATTAATCTTTTATTCATATTGTTCATTTTTTCTTTGTATCCTGTGGGCTTCTATGAAAGAAATTGTTCACAATCTAGAGAGACAATGGTCAAAGGTTCAAAAAGGAGTCACTAAAGCACCTTCTCTAGGTGTCTTCTTTATTTCatacactagtttataacccgtgagaaccatggttataaaattaattaacctttcatattaaaaaatcaaaatcgttaatcaattattttgaaaaattattacttaagagatattttttttagttatataaaattatattcgttgatttaaataaactaGGTTAAAACTCGTGGAACCCACGGgtgttaattttaaataaaattaaaagaattgattgtgtgataaaataatatatcattaatttagaaaaacttatgagttgtaatattgtattttttccatggcatatttataatttattgttAGTTTTCaaattcttattgctattggattttattatgtattttaatttttaatcattagatattttaatattttctagTATTATTATCTCTATGTTAAGATTATATATAGTATATACGCTGATAAGTTTGAATATATTTATTTGTGCCGGTAAAAAAATAATATTCAAATTATTGATGCTTTTTTATTGTATGAGATAATTTTTTATACAAATAACTTAATATTTAATCATCACCTTTTCATAGtcatttttaattttgttttatatCAAGACGATTTTTTGACTAAATCTTTGCAACCAACTTTCTCCAACTTTCTCCTCTTGTTCATGGTAGATTTGCTTCAAaccaaataaattaaattaaaatttataaaccatATCAAACATCATTGTGAAACATAATATCAAACCCTACATAGTAGAAACACCTTGCATAAATTTCAACCAAATTCGTAGTCAAGTGATTATGCAAGAAAAAAAATGCATGTTAAAAAAAATTGCACACAAAGCATCAGAACCTACAAATAACAAATTCCAACATAATCCGGCAGTCCATTTTTAATCAAGAATACTGCACAATCACTAATACTATTAATAAATACCAAATATTTAGGAACCTGTTCAAAAAGAATGAATATATGAAATCTTAAATATGATCCCTTATTTCTATTATCAATAAATTTTGTGCATAATAATATAAAGaaaaaaagtaggatgctatagaGCACAAATCaactaaagtacattgctatttcgtGCCTTTAACCTTGAACTAAAACCCAGAAAGCAGGAAAGTTTATTTCAAATATCTAAAACTAATCGAGATCCCTTGATACTCTATATTGGTAAACCTCTAACCGACCTTAAAGTCCTTGAAAAGACTAATAAATATCCAGTGGTTGAGAATTGAGATGGTGGAAACCTGCAATAGAAAAATTCACAACCCTATTTAAATCGTACATACATGATGCTAAAGACCCCTTAAGATTCATATTCAATAGATATACATCAAAGTAACACAAAAGATCTAAAGTCAAAAGATGATTATTCTTTGGAGCAATATGTCGAACAATTGGTGTTATCTTGATTTCCTTTAAAAGAGTCCTTTAAAAGAACGATTTTAAATTTTACTTGTACCTTTTTTCCAATtcttgaaaaaaataataataacaccatatacaattcaaaacatttttttttctatataaatgAACTTAATCTTCTTTATCATGAGGCCGAATTGAATCTCCAAAAAATCTTCTTAGTCAAATTCCAAAAGTACCAAATAACTTTATGAGCAAATCCATCGTATAACCCAATCACTTTTctatataatgatctgttaaaagagtACATCTTATGCAACATGACATCTCCTTTACCCCTCCTGCATAATGTTATCTACAACaataatttttgtttattttttaataacTTAATAACTTAAGTAATGTAAATTACATAGCTATTTCCTGATATCATTAGTGTATTGTCCCAATTAAACCAAATATTAACAAACCTTTATAAGGactatttatgttattttttctCTGTACATGTTAGGaagtttttatttaataaatatatagGATAAATGAAAAAGTTGACAAAAAATGTTTGAAGATAACATCATAATAAAATCCAAAAAAAGAAGATTTGCCACAATCTTTTTGGAAAAAATACTAAACCACTATCTTTCAGATATATTAAAGTTAATgaagtttttatttaaatatgttAGATTTCTATGTAATTTTGATGTTTATCTAACTTGTATTTGGCTATCTTAGAAGTTGGTAGTATCTCCACTGGGTCACCCATTGTGTCTGCAATAATTGTTGCCTTGTGCTCCTTTCCAATTCCATTGGTCCTAATCTCCCTGTGTGTTTTGACCCATTAGCTGAGGAATAAAAGTATTATAAATTGGTTACCTTTTTTCCTTTGAATCAAAGCAAATCAAAGCATAAATTTCCTACAAGATTAGCATCAAACAAACATTAAATTGATTATAAGGCTTTATTAACCTATTACATTTATGCAAAAACGTTTAAAAAAATAAGACAAATTACCTTTTTCTCGTCTAGAATCTTTCTTCTCTCGACATAATTTTCTGCATAGTCTGTGAATATTAAAAAAGACACAAAAACGATACACAAATCTTTATCCTACTTCATCACACTTGGAAATCTTTACATCACAAACATTCACTAAGAACTATATTAACCATTATATACAAAATAAACGATAGTGTATAAATCTCTCTTATTGTTGCTTTACTGATATCACCATCTTTTTGTTTAACATcacaatattataaaaataaaatacagcGAAGACGATGTGAGTGTACATATagggaaaagaaagaaaaaacaaaCAGAGTAAACATTGTAGATGAATTACACCTATAAGAATTTTCCATGTTGGGACACTCCACAAGAGTCAGCAGCAGGAATGCAACTACAAGTTTGAGAAATGGGTAGATATAATGGGAATGACCCAACAAATCGCAGATGGGCTTAATCCATTTGCGATTTTGATGGCTAAAAATgtaatttcgtttttttttttttgactattTTCTACAAAGTAATTAAGATATTTGGttatatttgtaattttctcGTTAAAAAATGGAGGTAAAGACCAGGCCCGGATGAAACACCAAACCACAAGGACAATTCGTATAATTTGTGTAAATATTTTAATTCACTTCATGTCAGCCCAACAATATAACCCAACAAATTGATCCACCAAACTTGTCCATCCAATAGTTACAAATAAAACCCACCAAAAATATACACCGATGACACGCACAAGGTGTGGAATGACGCAGGCAGGGCAATCGATGGCTTAGAGCCCTCTGAATTCCAAACGACGTTCACAACTCCTCAGGTTCTTCCTTTTGACGACAACCAGCAGGAGGACAGCGGCAACGCAAGTCCGTCCATCACTCCTCTGTTTCTCCCATCCACTCTTTAGCTCGTCCTTTtgatttctttttcaaaatcacgATTTCAAACTAAATACAAAAAACTACACTAGTGATTTTCTGCTCATGAACACTGTAGATCCGGTTTTGCTTTAGGTTTGAGTtgttatttattatataaattttttttttctgattgtAGGGATTTTTGGAGAAGACATAAAATAAAGGTCTATGTTTCTCTTGGGCTTTGTGGAGGTGGGTACCTATTATACAAGTTTTATGATGCTTATTCAAAGAGGATTTCTGAACTCGAGAGACAACTTGCTGATGAGCAAGAGAATGATGAGCTTCTTAAGGCCCAGTAAGATAGTAGTGATACTCGTCATTTTTAGTTTATCAAGCCAATCAGATATTTTCTTATCATTTTTTTTGGGAAATGACCGATGTACAGGATGCAAATGCACTTTGAGAACATCCAAAGAATAGCTAATACAATGACATTGCCACATGCCATGCTTTATTTGAGTAGCCGGGTCTCAGAAGAGTTGGATCTTTTACATCTTACAGAGAGGTTGATAAAAGGAAAGGGTCAGCCCAACAGTTTGACACCTTCAGAAAAACTTGAGCTTTGGGATAGGCTTAAAATATTAAGTATGAATACATTCTTTTTCTTATGATCACATCTTAGtagataattaaattaatatggATTAGCAGGCTAACCTCTCATTCTAAATCTTGTCTGATATGCAAAGGTTTCACCAGGATGGTGTTGTCTATCTGGGCGATGACTGCAATTAGCTTATACATTAGAATTCAGGTCAACATCTTAGGGAGACATCTATACATAGATACTGCACAAGACCTTGGTGGATTTCAAACTGTAAGTGTAACAACCTCTCTTTCTTTTTTGTCTTTTAGGTTGTGTTTGTTATATTTCATGATGGTGATGAGGACGAAAAAAAGTGCAACTATTGTCTCATTGACATTGATCGTAGTCCGTGTCCAATGCACACCAACCACAATACAACCTGTTGTTTCTCTCCTATTCTGTCATGCTTAACAAATGCCCCTTACTGACTTCAACATTTATACACAAATTCTCTAAACTTGGAATTAGTGATGTGTCTAGATTATGCCTTGGTTATGGTTTGGtcttttgttgctgttttgcaagttgatttttttttgttactaTTTGTTTTGGGGCAACCATGAACCATTAAACAAAAGTTGACAAAAATTTAAACTTCCAATATAACTTTAGGTTTAAAGAAGTATAGTTATGCTTCTTTTCTTTATATTTAAATTGTGTTTTTTACcaaattttgtatatatattctCTCCATTGTTTGGAAGACACGAAATGTAATAGGCCTTTAGTATAAGCGAGATGCACGGTGCTATTGTATATGGAAGTGATCATATAGTATGTTAAGAATAGACTAGATATCATACTCAAAGGCAAAGTGTTTCAAGTGATTGATAACCTAATATTTATATACTCCTCTAATAAGAAATATGTCGATGACTGGTTTGATAAAACTAAGGATGAGAAGTAACTACAAATAATTGAAAATTAACAAGTCTTTTCTCAAGACACAAATTCTAAAGATAAATCATATTCGGAAGAAAGTGATTTGGTTAGAAGAGGGAGGGCAAAAGATAACTACCTCCCAAAACTATTACTCAATGTAGCATTTAACTCGAACACAAAACCCTCAAACCTTAATGTAGACGTAGTTTGTTAACTTGGTCCATGAAGGACATAACCTTGGATTGGATTAGTGATTCAACTCAACTCAAAAAGAAATCCCTCTTAATAGGAAATCTAGGCCATTGTTTAAGTGGGAGGCCAACTTATCCGTATGATAACAAAACCAAACACATCGATTCTCTTATACAATAGCTGAATGAACCACACACCAATCTTTTTCTTGTGGGTGTCAAACTAGAAGTAGCCGTGCGTATCATCCAAGCTAACATTGACTAATGTTACAAGGGtgctattaaatatttaatacagAACATAGGGAATGAGAATTATTTGATAATAATTGTCTCATGATCTATTCTTCGTCCGAATTCTTGCCATTTTCATGAAGCTAGAATTTTGTTCTTTTACAGGAGGATGGCGAACTGATGGATAGAAGCGACGAACAACTGTTTTTGGCGAGTGCTGATTTTCTTTCAAGTCAGAGAATTCCCACACTCATATCTAATATGCAAGCTGCCACAACTGAAGTTCTCAGAGGGTAAGGATTATgtatttgaaataatatttattatttatgagTTGTAACTATATAATGCCCAAACAATACAAAACCCAGAGTCCTAGACTTCCTGAAATGGAAACTATACTATACTGATTGATTTGCTTCTTAAGTATATCCTATCCTTTGTACTGCATACATCATTCATTCCCGAAATTGCCCAACATGGAACTAACATAGAATAGATACATCCTGAACATGAGATCGATAAAATTACATCCCCAATTCTTACTATGGGACTAGACTAGTAAGGGTGCATCCCAATATTTTTCTGACTATTACAATCACATTCCCTATAGAAGTTATGGGGCTAATAAGAATACATCTCAAATCACACTTTCAAATGTGATAGTAACATGTTGACTGTCGGACAACTTACACAATTACTCGCCTTAATAGTAATATGCTTGCAAGTTCACCATTGCTTAATCTAGGTAGGGTTTCAAGTTCTATAAGACTTAACATGGATTTGGTACATcctttataattatttttattattgaaGCTCAATCTATCATTTGAAATCAACTACAAACAAAGCACAAATGTTAAAGCTCTTCCAACCATCTTAAACATCATTACTTTCTTGGATAAATAGTGAGATTTGTTCAAAGCATGACTTTCATTGGGCTTCATGAAAACACCAACTCTTATTAAGTTGGTTATTACAATACTCTTCCCTTCCACAATTAGCATTTAAGAAGCTCTCTATCAACCTAAATCTTTGTTTTCATTAACACATCATGGATAAGAGCATGAATACAAAATAAGTCAAAAGATGACATCATCCATGTTATCAATAGTTTGCCAACAACTTAAGATGACTTTAGGAAAAGTGGTCAAGGTCTTGGAAGTTATAAGTGCATTTGACCCTTTTTCAAGAATAATCTATTTCTTGGGTTTTGTGCATACACAACCAAAATTGATTTCAGGAATTTATAGTCTGATTCGATTGAGccagtgttttttttttcaattcttgCTTTGGGTTTAGTTTCTAGCTGATTACTCGATTACCAGTCATAGTCGGTCAATTAGTTTCACTTGTCTGATTCTTGGGTTATTGGAGACTAGGTTATTTTCAGCATCCCATATAATGCCATTGATCATCCAATCCAGTTCTCAATCAGGCAATATATATTTAGTTTCTTGGCATGAGTTG includes:
- the LOC111892874 gene encoding peroxisome biogenesis protein 3-2 isoform X2, yielding MQMHFENIQRIANTMTLPHAMLYLSSRVSEELDLLHLTERLIKGKGQPNSLTPSEKLELWDRLKILSFTRMVLSIWAMTAISLYIRIQVNILGRHLYIDTAQDLGGFQTEDGELMDRSDEQLFLASADFLSSQRIPTLISNMQAATTEVLRGKQLRDVFNSSVLDETIMHILNTFMSNGRPHHWVDYLMPEVVSRVTKLDQLMGETRTVLSSSEFGNILEMSLKKVVEGLMEDMKLQFGVGGDGSLGVPLAKLIPRVAQISPLLLEEPSRNKFTHIIQNIPQVELFFTLLYTNM
- the LOC111892874 gene encoding peroxisome biogenesis protein 3-2 isoform X1; translation: MNRDFWRRHKIKVYVSLGLCGGGYLLYKFYDAYSKRISELERQLADEQENDELLKAQMQMHFENIQRIANTMTLPHAMLYLSSRVSEELDLLHLTERLIKGKGQPNSLTPSEKLELWDRLKILSFTRMVLSIWAMTAISLYIRIQVNILGRHLYIDTAQDLGGFQTEDGELMDRSDEQLFLASADFLSSQRIPTLISNMQAATTEVLRGKQLRDVFNSSVLDETIMHILNTFMSNGRPHHWVDYLMPEVVSRVTKLDQLMGETRTVLSSSEFGNILEMSLKKVVEGLMEDMKLQFGVGGDGSLGVPLAKLIPRVAQISPLLLEEPSRNKFTHIIQNIPQVELFFTLLYTNM